The Capsicum annuum cultivar UCD-10X-F1 chromosome 3, UCD10Xv1.1, whole genome shotgun sequence genomic sequence ATTTAGAAACTAACTTTCTAGTTGCTCCCAACAATCATTTGATCCAGACTCCAAGTCTGTGTACCAATCAAAAGCGTTGCCTTTCAAGGAGCGAACAAATTGCTTGACGAGAAGATCGCCATGTGTACCAGCACTGCTACAAGTCTCAACGAAATGAGCAATGTGTTGCCTTGGATTTCCCTTTCAATCaaattgttgaaactttggcGGTCGATATCCAATTGGCATTGATAAACCCTCGATTTGCTTAGAATACGGCTTTAAGTGTCCTACAAAACTTTGTGACGGACCGCCATATTGTGCCTTGATGGTGTTTGcaatcatatcttgcagttgttgAACTGTTAAAGTAGCCATTGAAGCGGATCGATCATCGCAATAATTGTCACTTGTCTTGATAAGAGATTCATCATCAACTTTTTCTCACggtgttagattataatttgactctctAGGATTGTAGAGATCTAACTTGCTTATAAGTCGGGTGATTTGTTGATCTTTCTCATCAACGGACTTCTTCAAGGCTTCAATGGTTTGCTCCATCATTGCAAACTTCTCATCCAAGTCAATTGCATCAACCATGAAGGTGTTGACTTTCgttgaagttggagaattcattaagTTTTTAGATTCTCCAAAGTTGCAGCCAGTTTCAGACGGTTCGTCTGATAAAATAGATGCAAAGTTGCCCCTAGGGGTTGTAGTTACTGCCGAAATtagattttctcctttttgtcatCTCCAAAATGGTGAAGTATTGGGATCCATCCAAAGCACAAGCGTTGAGATTGCGTCGATTGATGGGGCCAACAAGTTTGATCTCAATAGACGTGACAGTAGTAGACTTCTTGCATgaaacttcattgatttttctgaAGTCCATTGTAGTAGTTGAATATGTGATTTCCTTTGGCTTGTAGgaggaagagatgaagagcagaaCTGGTCCCATTAGGCGTGCCAatttgttcgcaacaaattttcgttGGTGGCTGAAAATTAattgcaagcaaaaataaaataaacaaaaagaataattttatataaatgaattttgtgGGTACAATTCCGTTATTCTCTTGATTCTTTTCTCCTAAGTTTTTTcgtgattcgagggcctttgcagcgtgattctcgaatgtaggatgatttgagcctcttagaaatgtgtttggatctccaggaattaTCTAACAACACTTcatcttgtcgagttgatctccggGCAGAACTCTGTTAGTCAATTCGTTGAAGAGCTATGTAGTCAATGCAGAAACTTCCTCCAATACTTACAGAATgtcctcttttttctcttcttccctttagaatgttatgttactcccctatttatagttgtaggggtagACCTAGTTGCTTGTAATTGACCGAAACATGTCACTTTGCCACTTGGCgccttttgactggttgttgaatttgaatgagatttccacatcatttgtacatgttgcgacgtctcattggtcttggatttggCTGGGATACCAcatcacttgatgagtttgggcttcaaggtgagatgaaccttgatgaggaatacaataggcttattatttttttaagcccaaaataagtttaaacccaataaaatgtgattcaaatttaaattttatatgaattgatCTAGTAAATTTTATGTGTCCACACCTGCAATTTCATAGttttattacttttaaaattatttttttaggcGAATATATACTAAAGGGTCGTTTGGCGGGAAAAcaaattatctcaaaattattaatttcgaAATCAGCTATTCGAATTACTTATCCCACCTTCAAGAAGTGATAAAAAAAACACTGTAAATTCGGAATTGGTTATCTCATGCATTTTGCCCAACCAAAATAGGATAAATTTCtcttttaaattaatttcaaaattaattattttatctctgTTATGAAACAATccctaaattattattatattgtattttttactttattttattttgatgaactattatttatatattaggagcacaaaaaaaattaatttcatttggGTCCACTTGGAAGCCTACCATGCAGACacatttttgttttatatttctccaaaaaaaagaaaaagggaaaatgaGAAATGGTAAGCTGTCGGTGGAGTGGCATTAGCTCAAGTAGGTCAGCCTtcaccttccacagctttgctTGATGCCAAATCCAGCCTGTCTCCCTCAATCTGCACCGTTCATTCCCACATCACAACCAATTTCCACCGTTCATCATGCTAagtctctctttttctttcttctcttttgcaTTGCAAGTATTGTATTGTACTGTAAGTTGTCTTTTCATTTTCACtctttaaattaataataaatgtgCCAACTAAActagtatcatcatcatcatcatcatctcagGATCTGCTGTATTGTTTCTCTGCAGAAGAATAGAATGGGGATCTTGAAGATGAGGATTTTGGTATTGTTGCTGATAGTTTTGATGGTTTCAATTGTGAATGGAGATGAGAATGAGTCATTCAAGAAGAAACCGACAATAGTGAAGACGGTGAAGGGTGTGAAGATGTGTGTTAAGGATTGGGAGTGCAACAAATTGTCAAGATTTTGTTGTAATTTGACGATAACAGATTATCTAGATACCTATCAATTTGAGCTCCTTTTTGCTAAGAGGAACACACCTGTGGCTCATGCTGTGGATTTCTGGGATTATGATTCTTTCATTAAGGCTGCTGCCCTTTTCCAGCCTCTTGGTTTTGGTACCACTGGTGGTAAAAAAATGCAGATGAAGGAAGTCGCTGCTTTCTTTGGGCATGTCGGTAGCAAAACTTCTTGTAAGTCTTCTTCACATTTTATTCAATGGATCTTGTAAGTTTTGTTATGAATGAATAATAACTGAGCTGCTCTGCTATGTGAACTAACTAACAGGTGGTTATGGAGTGGCTACGGGTGGACCATTGGCTTGGGGTCTCTGCTATAACAAGGAAATGAGTCCCAGCAAAGATTACTGTGATGATTACTTCAAATTAACCTACCCCTGCACTCCTGGTGCTCGATATTATGGTCGTGGCGCTTTGCCTATATACTGGTTCGTAGGAATTTGACTCCCATTTCTTGATATTTTAGCATATACTTTGATTCGTATTCAACTATATAGCATTGAGAGGTATTAATTGGTGGTAATCCAATctccaaattttgttgatccggccctgcatgggttgggttgggttgtttTGGACGGATACGTCATTGAGACTTTCGTCCCCTCCTTGTACTCCTCTCCTCTCCATTATGGTGAATTCCTCCTCCTCTGTTGGGTTTCCATGTAAATCTgtttgtgttcatcttgtttttcCTCTTGCTTATTGCTGTCCGTTCATAACACAATCCAATCCTATCGTAGGAACTACAATTATGGAGCTATTGGTGAAGCCCTGAAGCTAAATCTGTTGGACCATCCCGAATACATTGAACAAAATGCTAC encodes the following:
- the LOC107864409 gene encoding chitinase-like protein 1, whose translation is MLSLSFSFFSFALQVLYCTKNRMGILKMRILVLLLIVLMVSIVNGDENESFKKKPTIVKTVKGVKMCVKDWECNKLSRFCCNLTITDYLDTYQFELLFAKRNTPVAHAVDFWDYDSFIKAAALFQPLGFGTTGGKKMQMKEVAAFFGHVGSKTSCGYGVATGGPLAWGLCYNKEMSPSKDYCDDYFKLTYPCTPGARYYGRGALPIYWNYNYGAIGEALKLNLLDHPEYIEQNATMAFQAAIWRWMNSVKKGQPSAHDAFVGNWKPTKNDTLSNRLPGFGTTMNILYGDSVCGQGDIDGMNNIISHYQYYLDLMGVGREEAGPHEVLTCGDQKAFNPTAAPTAAS